A region from the Musa acuminata AAA Group cultivar baxijiao chromosome BXJ1-10, Cavendish_Baxijiao_AAA, whole genome shotgun sequence genome encodes:
- the LOC103969961 gene encoding endoribonuclease Dicer homolog 3a isoform X4, with product MSPSKRPIDSADGEGSPVTAKKQKHEPEEFEPRSHQLAVYEVALRTNTIAVLETGSGKTMISVMLVKHFGEELKKRGDQRLILFLAPTVHLVVQQYETIKVHTDVDVQYCCGAKAVDAWSIASWQKEVSTYQVMVMTPQILLDVLRKGFLNLDMVHLMVIDECHHALGDHPYNKLMKEFYHKSVLKPHIFGMTASPILRKGISSTADCEGQLSELEAILDSKICTVADRSEINMFVPSAKEVNRYYDAKLFIHEELKTKLRLLLDKLGKSSLDNYNDTADIIKAPKKDLSSYYDKICHCMDELGLVCAIEATKICIDAVSSSNSTDRHDFVMVNVAQCKSFLEEVLQKLAERLPADFELLLKTENDCAAAVQKGYISSKLYELIQIIRSLGMPSQVVCLIFVERNITAKVLERFIKKVCFLSHFTVSYLAGGSSSVDALTPKTQKDTLDSFRSGKANLLFTTDVAEEGTDVPDCSCVIRFDLPKTARSYIQSHGRARQAGSHYVIMLERGNLQQRDLLFDIIKNKHSTVDIALNRDQDSLVSIVSINEDLGAYYVDSTGASVTADSSVSLINTYCQNLPRDKYFTPKPIFRFTLDGGYYECTITLPPNAAIQTIVGPANQNSHVAKKLACLEACKRLHQSGALNDHLLPCVQEHLDDVKAEKTGESAKGAGTTKRKELHGMTTAHAMSGTWAHQNDGIILQGYKLNFSCNRIGENYSAFILLIDAILDQDVACKEIDLYLIDKMVKADISPCGPIALDKKQQVDQGKLFQELFFNGLFGKLFTGSKSSGVSRKFLLSDNRSLWNTSNMYMLLPLDSSCAHKHDKVSINWKAISASASVVKFMREIYSSRGQNGPVVDSKCGSSETRGSMPDMIHLANRFAEPQSLKGVVVLAIHTGRIYCVLDVVTGLTADSPFDGNSRKQSSDTWTFSEYFSKKYGIVLQHPRQPLLLLKSSHNPHNLLSSKSGTEGNFVPKRSNGKNVSLNHVHMPPELLVDIDVPYEVLKSFYLLPSLMYRVESLMLACQLRKEISFCSSNPIPSFLILEAITTLRCCEDFSMERLELLGDSVLKYAVSCSLFLKFPGKHEGKLSSDRIKIIRNATLHSLGTKHGIQGYIRDAAFEPRRWVAPGHISIHRVPCKCGLNDNEVPNIILDTISDKSIVIGKACDRGHRWLCSKTISDCVEALIGAYYVGGGLPAALAFIKWLGIDTEFEPDMVEEAIRTASGWTYLPKIHEIETLESKIGYKFTVKGLLLESITHASQQELGVFFCYQRLEFLGDSVLDLLITWHLFQRHKDIDPGELTDLRSASVNNENFAQVAVRHKLQQHLQHNSGLLLEQITEFVKRLEDSDENKYMLLSNGSSKVPKVLGDMVESIAGAILIDTKLDLDKVWEIFEPLLSPIATPENLELPPLRELTELCSHHGYFLNTTCTNEGDMNVAVLEVQLEDVLLVREGREKNKKAAKGQAAYLLLKDLEEKGFLHSRHASKGTQAEEKIASHKESVEKSGSLMLDIEIPTPAKHGEVVNSKNVSVPSPGKPVALTVKMQKGGPRTALYELCKRCQWPMPSFETLEWKPSGDQMNECTEGGDANRHMFVSGITLHIPNSTIIKRKGDRRPDKKSSQDSAALTMLYELEKLGRCQIEVQQPAERIS from the exons ATGAGTCCTTCGAAGAGACCCATCGACTCGGCCGACGGCGAAGGGTCGCCGGTTACGGCCAAGAAGCAGAAGCATGAGCCCGAAGAATTCGAGCCAAGGag TCATCAACTCGCGGTATACGAAGTGGCACTTCGGACGAACACGATCGCCGTGCTGGAGACAGGTTCGGGGAAGACTATGATTTCCGTTATGCTAGTAAAGCATTTCGGGGAGGAGTTGAAGAAGCGCGGAGACCAGCGGCTCATTCTCTTTCTTGCCCCCACCGTTCACCTCGTCGTTCAG CAATACGAAACAATAAAGGTTCACACCGATGTTGACGTACAATATTGCTGTGGAGCCAAGGCGGTGGATGCGTGGAGCATTGCCTCCTGGCAGAAGGAAGTCTCCACTTACCAA GTAATGGTCATGACTCCACAAATTTTGTTAGATGTTCTGAGGAAAGGTTTCCTCAATCTTGATATGGTCCACCTGATGGTAATTGATGAGTGTCATCATGCATTGGGCGACCATCCCTACAATAAATTGATGAAG GAGTTTTATCACAAGTCTGTGCTGAAACCACATATATTTGGAATGACTGCATCGCCTATCTTGAGGAAAG GCATATCATCAACTGCTGATTGTGAAGGCCAACTATCGGAGCTTGAGGCTATACTAGATTCCAAG ATTTGTACAGTGGCAGATAGAAGTGAGATAAACATGTTTGTTCCTTCAGCTAAAGAAGTAAACAGATATTATGATGCCAAGCTGTTCATACATGAAGAATTGAAAACAAAGTTGAGGTTATTGTTGGATAAG TTGGGAAAATCATCACTGGATAATTACAATGACACTGCTGACATCATCAAGGCTCCAAAAAAGGATCTGTCTAGTTATTACGATAAGATCTGCCACTGCATGGATGAGCTAGGCCTGGTCTGTGCTATTGAG GCTACTAAGATCTGTATAGATGCTGTAAGTTCTTCAAATTCTACTGATCGTCACGACTTTGTCATGGTGAATGTAGCTCAGTGCAAATCTTTTCTTGAGGAAGTATTGCAAAAACTTGCAGAAAGATTGCCAGCAG attttgaactactTTTGAAGACTGAAAATGATTGTGCAGCGGCTGTACAAAAGGGTTACATCTCTTCAAAGCTATATGAACTTATTCAAATCATTCGGTCTCTTGG GATGCCCAGCCAAGTAGTCTGCCTCATCTTTGTTGAAAGAAATATTACTGCTAAAGTTTTGGAAAGGTTTATTAAGAAAGTTTGTTTTTTATCACATTTCACTGTGTCATACTTGGCTGGAGGGTCTTCTTCAGTTGATGCACTAACCCCAAAAACGCAAAAGGATACTCTGGATTCCTTTCGTTCAGGGAAG GCAAATTTACTATTTACCACTGATGTCGCTGAAGAGGGTACCGATGTGCCAGATTGTTCATGTGTAATCCGTTTTGATTTGCCGAAAACAGCTCGTAGTTACATTCAGTCTCATGGCCGAGCTCGACAAGCTGGTTCTCATTACGTTATCATGCTTGAACG TGGGAATTTGCAACAAAGAGATTTGTTATTTGATATCATCAAGAATAAGCATTCAACGGTTGACATCGCATTAAACAGAGACCAAGACTCCCTTGTATCTATAGTGTCTATTAATGAAGATTTAGGTGCTTATTATGTTGATTCAACTGGAGCAAGTGTTACTGCTGACTCTAGTGTCAGTCTCATAAATACATATTGTCAAAACCTTCCAAGAGACAA GTACTTCACTCCCAAACCAATTTTCAGGTTCACTTTGGATGGCGGGTACTATGAGTGCACAATAACTTTGCCTCCAAATGCTGCAATTCAGACAATAGTTGGTCCAGCTAATCAAAATTCACATGTAGCAAAAAAGCTTGCATGCCTGGAGGCTTGCAAAAGACTACATCAATCAGGAGCACTTAATGATCATCTTCTTCCTTGTGTTCAAGAGCACTTGGATGATGTGAAAGCTGAAAAAACTGGGGAATCAGCTAAAGGAGCAG GAACGACGAAGAGAAAAGAATTGCATGGAATGACAACTGCTCATGCTATGTCAGGAACATGGGCACACCAAAATGATGGTATTATTCTGCAGGGATATAAGCTAAATTTCTCGTGCAACCGGATCGGCGAGAACTATTCTGCCTTTATCCTATTAATTGATGCAATTTTAGATCAAGATGTTGCTTGCAAGGAAATAGATCTTTACTTAATTGACAAAATGGTTAAAGCTGATATTTCTCCCTGTGGACCAATTGCATTGGATAAGAAGCAG CAGGTAGACCAAGGAAAGCTTTTCCAGGAGTTGTTTTTTAATGGTTTATTCGGGAAGTTATTTACAGGATCCAAGTCATCTGGGGTGTCAAGGAAATTCTTACTTAGTGATAATAGATCATTGTGGAACACATCAAATATGTATATGCTCTTACCTCTAGATTCTTCTTGTGCTCACAAGCATGATAAAGTAAGCATTAATTGGAAGGCGATAAGTGCAAGCGCTTCAGTGGTTAAATTTATGAGAGAAATTTATTCATCTAGAGGACAAAACGGTCCAGTTGTAGATTCCAAATGTGGTTCCTCTGAGACAAGGGGTTCTATGCCAGATATGATCCACCTAGCCAATCGCTTTGCAGAGCCTCAGAGTCTCAAAGGTGTGGTAGTTTTGGCAATCCATACAGGAAGGATTTATTGTGTTCTAGATGTGGTTACTGGTTTGACTGCTGATAGTCCATTTGATGGGAATTCTCGGAAACAATCATCAGATACTTGGACATTCTCAGAGTACTTCAGTAAGAA GTATGGAATTGTGCTTCAACATCCAAGGCAACCATTATTGTTGTTGAAGAGCAGTCACAATCCTCATAATCTTTTATCTTCAAAGTCTGGAACTGAAG GTAATTTTGTACCGAAAAGATCTAATGGTAAGAATGTGTCTCTAAATCATGTTCACATGCCTCCAGAGCTTCTAGTTGATATTGATGTACCATACGAAGTCTTGAAATCTTTTTACTTGCTACCTTCTTTGATGTACCGAGTGGAATCCTTGATGTTAGCCTGCCAACTAAGGAAGGAAATTTCTTTCTGTTCTAGCAATCCTATACCAAGCTTCCTG ATTTTGGAAGCAATTACTACGCTGAGATGTTGTGAAGACTTCTCCATGGAGCGGTTGGAACTATTAGGGGACTCCGTTTTAAAATATGCAGTGAGTTGTTCTCTCTTTCTAAAATTTCCTGGGAAACACGAAGGGAAATTGTCCTCCGACCGGATAAAAATAATTCGTAATGCCACTCTTCATAGCTTGGGAACTAAACATGGCATACAG GGTTACATACGTGATGCTGCATTTGAACCTCGTAGATGGGTTGCTCCTGGACATATTTCAATACACCGTGTTCCTTGTAAATGTGGATTAAATGACAATGAAGTGCCAAATATAATTTTGGATACAATTAGTGACAAGTCTATTGTGATAGGAAAGGCATGTGATAGAGGACACAGGTGGCTCTGCTCAAAAACAATATCAGATTGTGTCGAGGCTCTGATAGGTGCATATTATGTTGGTGGTGGGCTACCTGCTGCTCTTGCATTTATAAAGTGGCTAGGAATTGATACCGAGTTTGAGCCTGATATGGTTGAGGAGGCTATAAGAACTGCATCAGGTTGGACATaccttcccaaaattcatgaaataGAAACACTGGAATCAAAAATTGGCTACAAGTTTACTGTCAAAGGTCTTCTTCTGGAATCTATTACCCATGCATCTCAGCAAGAATTAGGAGTCTTCTTCTGCTATCAG CGTCTTGAATTCTTGGGTGACTCAGTTTTGGACCTGCTCATTACGTGGCATCTCTTTCAGCGCCATAAAGATATTGACCCTGGGGAATTAACTGATTTAAGATCTGCATCagtaaataatgaaaattttgcTCAAGTAGCTGTCAGGCATAAGCTTCAGCAGCACCTCCAACATAATTCTGGATTACTTTTAGAGCAAATAACAGAGTTTGTCAAGAGACTTGAGGATTCAGATGAAAACAAGTATATGCTTTTGTCAAATGGTTCATCTAAAGTACCTAAG GTCCTTGGAGACATGGTTGAAAGTATTGCCGGTGCCATATTGATAGATACAAAGCTTGATTTAGATAAAGTATGGGAAATTTTTGAGCCATTACTCTCCCCAATTGCCACTCCAGAGAACCTTGAGTTGCCACCTCTACGTGAACTTACTGAATTATGTAGCCACCATGGTTACTTCTTGAATACAACATGCACAAATGAGGGGGACATGAATGTTGCTGTTCTTGAGGTACAACTGGAGGATGTTCTGTTGGTAAGGGAAGGTCGTGAGAAGAATAAAAAAGCTGCAAAAGGGCAAGCAGCATATTTGCTGTTGAAGGACTTGGAA GAAAAAGGATTTTTGCACTCCCGGCATGCCTCCAAAGGGACACAAGCTGAAGAAAAGATTGCAAGCCACAAAGAATCTGTTGAAAAATCTGGTAGTTTAATGTTGGATATTGAGATTCCTACGCCAGCAAAGCACGGTGAAGTAGTCAATTCCAAGAATGTTTCTGTTCCCAGCCCAGGTAAACCAG tGGCTTTGACAGTCAAAATGCAAAAAGGTGGGCCTCGAACTGCACTGTATGAACTCTGCAAAAGATGTCAATGGCCAATGCCTAGCTTTGAAACATTAGAGTGGAAGCCAAG TGGCGACCAGATGAATGAATGTACCGAAGGGGGAGACGCCAACCGTCACATGTTTGTATCAGGCATAACGCTGCAtataccaaattccaccatcatcaaaCGCAAGGGGGACCGGCGTCCTGATAAGAAGAGTTCACAAGATTCTGCAGCACTAACCATGCTTTATGAGCTTGAGAAACTGGGCAGGTGCCAGATTGAGGTGCAACAACCGGCCGAAAGAATTTCATGA
- the LOC103969961 gene encoding endoribonuclease Dicer homolog 3a isoform X3 encodes MSPSKRPIDSADGEGSPVTAKKQKHEPEEFEPRSHQLAVYEVALRTNTIAVLETGSGKTMISVMLVKHFGEELKKRGDQRLILFLAPTVHLVVQQYETIKVHTDVDVQYCCGAKAVDAWSIASWQKEVSTYQVMVMTPQILLDVLRKGFLNLDMVHLMVIDECHHALGDHPYNKLMKEFYHKSVLKPHIFGMTASPILRKGISSTADCEGQLSELEAILDSKICTVADRSEINMFVPSAKEVNRYYDAKLFIHEELKTKLRLLLDKYDASLVQLGKSSLDNYNDTADIIKAPKKDLSSYYDKICHCMDELGLVCAIEATKICIDAVSSSNSTDRHDFVMVNVAQCKSFLEEVLQKLAERLPADFELLLKTENDCAAAVQKGYISSKLYELIQIIRSLGMPSQVVCLIFVERNITAKVLERFIKKVCFLSHFTVSYLAGGSSSVDALTPKTQKDTLDSFRSGKANLLFTTDVAEEGTDVPDCSCVIRFDLPKTARSYIQSHGRARQAGSHYVIMLERGNLQQRDLLFDIIKNKHSTVDIALNRDQDSLVSIVSINEDLGAYYVDSTGASVTADSSVSLINTYCQNLPRDKYFTPKPIFRFTLDGGYYECTITLPPNAAIQTIVGPANQNSHVAKKLACLEACKRLHQSGALNDHLLPCVQEHLDDVKAEKTGESAKGAGTTKRKELHGMTTAHAMSGTWAHQNDGIILQGYKLNFSCNRIGENYSAFILLIDAILDQDVACKEIDLYLIDKMVKADISPCGPIALDKKQQVDQGKLFQELFFNGLFGKLFTGSKSSGVSRKFLLSDNRSLWNTSNMYMLLPLDSSCAHKHDKVSINWKAISASASVVKFMREIYSSRGQNGPVVDSKCGSSETRGSMPDMIHLANRFAEPQSLKGVVVLAIHTGRIYCVLDVVTGLTADSPFDGNSRKQSSDTWTFSEYFSKKYGIVLQHPRQPLLLLKSSHNPHNLLSSKSGTEGNFVPKRSNGKNVSLNHVHMPPELLVDIDVPYEVLKSFYLLPSLMYRVESLMLACQLRKEISFCSSNPIPSFLILEAITTLRCCEDFSMERLELLGDSVLKYAVSCSLFLKFPGKHEGKLSSDRIKIIRNATLHSLGTKHGIQGYIRDAAFEPRRWVAPGHISIHRVPCKCGLNDNEVPNIILDTISDKSIVIGKACDRGHRWLCSKTISDCVEALIGAYYVGGGLPAALAFIKWLGIDTEFEPDMVEEAIRTASGWTYLPKIHEIETLESKIGYKFTVKGLLLESITHASQQELGVFFCYQRLEFLGDSVLDLLITWHLFQRHKDIDPGELTDLRSASVNNENFAQVAVRHKLQQHLQHNSGLLLEQITEFVKRLEDSDENKYMLLSNGSSKVPKVLGDMVESIAGAILIDTKLDLDKVWEIFEPLLSPIATPENLELPPLRELTELCSHHGYFLNTTCTNEGDMNVAVLEVQLEDVLLVREGREKNKKAAKGQAAYLLLKDLEEKGFLHSRHASKGTQAEEKIASHKESVEKSGSLMLDIEIPTPAKHGEVVNSKNVSVPSPVALTVKMQKGGPRTALYELCKRCQWPMPSFETLEWKPSGDQMNECTEGGDANRHMFVSGITLHIPNSTIIKRKGDRRPDKKSSQDSAALTMLYELEKLGRCQIEVQQPAERIS; translated from the exons ATGAGTCCTTCGAAGAGACCCATCGACTCGGCCGACGGCGAAGGGTCGCCGGTTACGGCCAAGAAGCAGAAGCATGAGCCCGAAGAATTCGAGCCAAGGag TCATCAACTCGCGGTATACGAAGTGGCACTTCGGACGAACACGATCGCCGTGCTGGAGACAGGTTCGGGGAAGACTATGATTTCCGTTATGCTAGTAAAGCATTTCGGGGAGGAGTTGAAGAAGCGCGGAGACCAGCGGCTCATTCTCTTTCTTGCCCCCACCGTTCACCTCGTCGTTCAG CAATACGAAACAATAAAGGTTCACACCGATGTTGACGTACAATATTGCTGTGGAGCCAAGGCGGTGGATGCGTGGAGCATTGCCTCCTGGCAGAAGGAAGTCTCCACTTACCAA GTAATGGTCATGACTCCACAAATTTTGTTAGATGTTCTGAGGAAAGGTTTCCTCAATCTTGATATGGTCCACCTGATGGTAATTGATGAGTGTCATCATGCATTGGGCGACCATCCCTACAATAAATTGATGAAG GAGTTTTATCACAAGTCTGTGCTGAAACCACATATATTTGGAATGACTGCATCGCCTATCTTGAGGAAAG GCATATCATCAACTGCTGATTGTGAAGGCCAACTATCGGAGCTTGAGGCTATACTAGATTCCAAG ATTTGTACAGTGGCAGATAGAAGTGAGATAAACATGTTTGTTCCTTCAGCTAAAGAAGTAAACAGATATTATGATGCCAAGCTGTTCATACATGAAGAATTGAAAACAAAGTTGAGGTTATTGTTGGATAAG TATGATGCATCACTTGTTCAGTTGGGAAAATCATCACTGGATAATTACAATGACACTGCTGACATCATCAAGGCTCCAAAAAAGGATCTGTCTAGTTATTACGATAAGATCTGCCACTGCATGGATGAGCTAGGCCTGGTCTGTGCTATTGAG GCTACTAAGATCTGTATAGATGCTGTAAGTTCTTCAAATTCTACTGATCGTCACGACTTTGTCATGGTGAATGTAGCTCAGTGCAAATCTTTTCTTGAGGAAGTATTGCAAAAACTTGCAGAAAGATTGCCAGCAG attttgaactactTTTGAAGACTGAAAATGATTGTGCAGCGGCTGTACAAAAGGGTTACATCTCTTCAAAGCTATATGAACTTATTCAAATCATTCGGTCTCTTGG GATGCCCAGCCAAGTAGTCTGCCTCATCTTTGTTGAAAGAAATATTACTGCTAAAGTTTTGGAAAGGTTTATTAAGAAAGTTTGTTTTTTATCACATTTCACTGTGTCATACTTGGCTGGAGGGTCTTCTTCAGTTGATGCACTAACCCCAAAAACGCAAAAGGATACTCTGGATTCCTTTCGTTCAGGGAAG GCAAATTTACTATTTACCACTGATGTCGCTGAAGAGGGTACCGATGTGCCAGATTGTTCATGTGTAATCCGTTTTGATTTGCCGAAAACAGCTCGTAGTTACATTCAGTCTCATGGCCGAGCTCGACAAGCTGGTTCTCATTACGTTATCATGCTTGAACG TGGGAATTTGCAACAAAGAGATTTGTTATTTGATATCATCAAGAATAAGCATTCAACGGTTGACATCGCATTAAACAGAGACCAAGACTCCCTTGTATCTATAGTGTCTATTAATGAAGATTTAGGTGCTTATTATGTTGATTCAACTGGAGCAAGTGTTACTGCTGACTCTAGTGTCAGTCTCATAAATACATATTGTCAAAACCTTCCAAGAGACAA GTACTTCACTCCCAAACCAATTTTCAGGTTCACTTTGGATGGCGGGTACTATGAGTGCACAATAACTTTGCCTCCAAATGCTGCAATTCAGACAATAGTTGGTCCAGCTAATCAAAATTCACATGTAGCAAAAAAGCTTGCATGCCTGGAGGCTTGCAAAAGACTACATCAATCAGGAGCACTTAATGATCATCTTCTTCCTTGTGTTCAAGAGCACTTGGATGATGTGAAAGCTGAAAAAACTGGGGAATCAGCTAAAGGAGCAG GAACGACGAAGAGAAAAGAATTGCATGGAATGACAACTGCTCATGCTATGTCAGGAACATGGGCACACCAAAATGATGGTATTATTCTGCAGGGATATAAGCTAAATTTCTCGTGCAACCGGATCGGCGAGAACTATTCTGCCTTTATCCTATTAATTGATGCAATTTTAGATCAAGATGTTGCTTGCAAGGAAATAGATCTTTACTTAATTGACAAAATGGTTAAAGCTGATATTTCTCCCTGTGGACCAATTGCATTGGATAAGAAGCAG CAGGTAGACCAAGGAAAGCTTTTCCAGGAGTTGTTTTTTAATGGTTTATTCGGGAAGTTATTTACAGGATCCAAGTCATCTGGGGTGTCAAGGAAATTCTTACTTAGTGATAATAGATCATTGTGGAACACATCAAATATGTATATGCTCTTACCTCTAGATTCTTCTTGTGCTCACAAGCATGATAAAGTAAGCATTAATTGGAAGGCGATAAGTGCAAGCGCTTCAGTGGTTAAATTTATGAGAGAAATTTATTCATCTAGAGGACAAAACGGTCCAGTTGTAGATTCCAAATGTGGTTCCTCTGAGACAAGGGGTTCTATGCCAGATATGATCCACCTAGCCAATCGCTTTGCAGAGCCTCAGAGTCTCAAAGGTGTGGTAGTTTTGGCAATCCATACAGGAAGGATTTATTGTGTTCTAGATGTGGTTACTGGTTTGACTGCTGATAGTCCATTTGATGGGAATTCTCGGAAACAATCATCAGATACTTGGACATTCTCAGAGTACTTCAGTAAGAA GTATGGAATTGTGCTTCAACATCCAAGGCAACCATTATTGTTGTTGAAGAGCAGTCACAATCCTCATAATCTTTTATCTTCAAAGTCTGGAACTGAAG GTAATTTTGTACCGAAAAGATCTAATGGTAAGAATGTGTCTCTAAATCATGTTCACATGCCTCCAGAGCTTCTAGTTGATATTGATGTACCATACGAAGTCTTGAAATCTTTTTACTTGCTACCTTCTTTGATGTACCGAGTGGAATCCTTGATGTTAGCCTGCCAACTAAGGAAGGAAATTTCTTTCTGTTCTAGCAATCCTATACCAAGCTTCCTG ATTTTGGAAGCAATTACTACGCTGAGATGTTGTGAAGACTTCTCCATGGAGCGGTTGGAACTATTAGGGGACTCCGTTTTAAAATATGCAGTGAGTTGTTCTCTCTTTCTAAAATTTCCTGGGAAACACGAAGGGAAATTGTCCTCCGACCGGATAAAAATAATTCGTAATGCCACTCTTCATAGCTTGGGAACTAAACATGGCATACAG GGTTACATACGTGATGCTGCATTTGAACCTCGTAGATGGGTTGCTCCTGGACATATTTCAATACACCGTGTTCCTTGTAAATGTGGATTAAATGACAATGAAGTGCCAAATATAATTTTGGATACAATTAGTGACAAGTCTATTGTGATAGGAAAGGCATGTGATAGAGGACACAGGTGGCTCTGCTCAAAAACAATATCAGATTGTGTCGAGGCTCTGATAGGTGCATATTATGTTGGTGGTGGGCTACCTGCTGCTCTTGCATTTATAAAGTGGCTAGGAATTGATACCGAGTTTGAGCCTGATATGGTTGAGGAGGCTATAAGAACTGCATCAGGTTGGACATaccttcccaaaattcatgaaataGAAACACTGGAATCAAAAATTGGCTACAAGTTTACTGTCAAAGGTCTTCTTCTGGAATCTATTACCCATGCATCTCAGCAAGAATTAGGAGTCTTCTTCTGCTATCAG CGTCTTGAATTCTTGGGTGACTCAGTTTTGGACCTGCTCATTACGTGGCATCTCTTTCAGCGCCATAAAGATATTGACCCTGGGGAATTAACTGATTTAAGATCTGCATCagtaaataatgaaaattttgcTCAAGTAGCTGTCAGGCATAAGCTTCAGCAGCACCTCCAACATAATTCTGGATTACTTTTAGAGCAAATAACAGAGTTTGTCAAGAGACTTGAGGATTCAGATGAAAACAAGTATATGCTTTTGTCAAATGGTTCATCTAAAGTACCTAAG GTCCTTGGAGACATGGTTGAAAGTATTGCCGGTGCCATATTGATAGATACAAAGCTTGATTTAGATAAAGTATGGGAAATTTTTGAGCCATTACTCTCCCCAATTGCCACTCCAGAGAACCTTGAGTTGCCACCTCTACGTGAACTTACTGAATTATGTAGCCACCATGGTTACTTCTTGAATACAACATGCACAAATGAGGGGGACATGAATGTTGCTGTTCTTGAGGTACAACTGGAGGATGTTCTGTTGGTAAGGGAAGGTCGTGAGAAGAATAAAAAAGCTGCAAAAGGGCAAGCAGCATATTTGCTGTTGAAGGACTTGGAA GAAAAAGGATTTTTGCACTCCCGGCATGCCTCCAAAGGGACACAAGCTGAAGAAAAGATTGCAAGCCACAAAGAATCTGTTGAAAAATCTGGTAGTTTAATGTTGGATATTGAGATTCCTACGCCAGCAAAGCACGGTGAAGTAGTCAATTCCAAGAATGTTTCTGTTCCCAGCCCAG tGGCTTTGACAGTCAAAATGCAAAAAGGTGGGCCTCGAACTGCACTGTATGAACTCTGCAAAAGATGTCAATGGCCAATGCCTAGCTTTGAAACATTAGAGTGGAAGCCAAG TGGCGACCAGATGAATGAATGTACCGAAGGGGGAGACGCCAACCGTCACATGTTTGTATCAGGCATAACGCTGCAtataccaaattccaccatcatcaaaCGCAAGGGGGACCGGCGTCCTGATAAGAAGAGTTCACAAGATTCTGCAGCACTAACCATGCTTTATGAGCTTGAGAAACTGGGCAGGTGCCAGATTGAGGTGCAACAACCGGCCGAAAGAATTTCATGA